From a single Nostoc sp. MS1 genomic region:
- a CDS encoding transglycosylase SLT domain-containing protein produces MLKKLQKKQIPIIAGAALFAFSAGAMVSAPQIGQYFGQWLNLKDQPEQLLGENKVKSDVFPLISQSPAERAAKLQEIAQNGRSPDKERARYLLASDYIDTKQGQKALELLTGLEKNYPAIAPYILLKQAQAEDLLGEDGKASDLRRKVVKEYPKEAATVKAIYLIAQPKLQDTAIAQFPSHPLTWEIIQKRLSENPNQPQLQLILAQHAYTQPGIVGVLDQLVQQPNLKPQDWEIIGTAYWENNQFLKAANAYLKAPKTARNLYRTARGLQVGGKNREQAISTYNQLVQQFPTAEETGTGLLRLAEMARTSKDAIPYLNQVIAKFPQQASQALAKQAEILSALNDQKASQQTWQQLITKYPKSNEAAEYRWKVALEKAKARDYVNAWKWAQPIVINNPSSILAPRAGFWMGKWATALGKEQEAKQAYEYVLSQFPYSYYAWRSANQLGLNVGNFDNVRQLNPEVVPYQRPVPPAGSKTFQELYLLGQDRDAWLQWEAEYLNKQKPTVAEQFTEGLMRLARGEYLSGINLISKLEDRETPEEKAEYQALSQQITYWQARYPFPYLKEIEKWSSERKLNPLLVTALMRQESRFEAKIKSVAGATGLMQVMPDTGKWIADKIKVDSKTLDLENPNDNIMLGTWYLDHTHEQYGNNSMLAIASYNAGPGNVATWLQTLPKQDPDEFVETIPFTETRDYVRQVFGNYWNYLRLYNPEISNIVGKYSTEHPKLP; encoded by the coding sequence ATGCTGAAGAAATTACAAAAAAAGCAAATTCCCATAATTGCAGGTGCGGCGCTGTTTGCCTTTTCAGCAGGGGCGATGGTGTCAGCACCGCAAATTGGTCAGTATTTTGGGCAGTGGCTTAATTTAAAGGATCAGCCAGAACAGTTATTAGGGGAAAATAAAGTTAAATCAGATGTGTTTCCCCTGATATCACAATCCCCAGCAGAACGAGCAGCTAAACTACAAGAAATTGCGCAAAATGGGCGATCGCCAGACAAAGAAAGAGCGCGATATCTATTAGCTAGTGATTATATTGACACCAAGCAAGGTCAAAAGGCACTAGAATTACTTACTGGTTTAGAGAAAAATTATCCGGCTATTGCACCTTATATCTTACTGAAACAAGCACAAGCCGAGGATTTACTGGGTGAAGATGGCAAAGCTTCTGACCTCAGACGAAAGGTAGTAAAAGAATATCCCAAAGAAGCTGCGACGGTAAAAGCTATATATCTGATTGCCCAACCCAAGCTACAGGATACAGCGATCGCGCAATTTCCCTCCCATCCCCTCACATGGGAAATTATCCAGAAGCGTTTGTCAGAAAATCCTAATCAGCCGCAGTTACAATTAATCTTGGCGCAACATGCCTATACTCAGCCTGGGATAGTAGGTGTGTTAGACCAGCTAGTCCAACAACCCAACCTCAAACCTCAAGATTGGGAAATTATTGGGACAGCCTACTGGGAAAACAATCAATTCCTCAAAGCGGCGAATGCTTACCTCAAAGCGCCCAAAACAGCGCGTAATCTCTATCGGACTGCACGGGGGTTACAGGTAGGCGGTAAAAATAGAGAACAAGCCATCTCCACTTATAATCAGTTAGTACAACAATTTCCGACTGCGGAAGAAACGGGTACAGGCTTATTACGCTTGGCGGAAATGGCCAGAACCAGCAAAGATGCCATACCCTATCTCAACCAAGTAATTGCTAAATTTCCACAACAAGCAAGTCAGGCGTTGGCAAAACAAGCCGAGATTCTCTCAGCCCTCAATGATCAAAAAGCATCTCAACAAACTTGGCAACAACTCATCACTAAGTATCCTAAGTCTAATGAAGCCGCAGAGTATCGCTGGAAAGTCGCATTAGAGAAAGCCAAAGCTAGAGATTATGTTAACGCTTGGAAGTGGGCGCAACCGATTGTCATCAACAACCCTAGCAGTATTTTGGCTCCCAGAGCAGGTTTTTGGATGGGTAAATGGGCAACTGCTTTAGGAAAAGAACAAGAAGCTAAACAGGCTTATGAGTACGTTCTTAGCCAGTTTCCTTACTCTTACTATGCTTGGCGATCGGCTAACCAGTTAGGATTGAATGTGGGAAATTTTGATAATGTCCGTCAACTTAACCCAGAAGTAGTTCCTTACCAGCGTCCTGTACCTCCAGCCGGCTCAAAAACTTTTCAAGAATTGTATTTACTTGGACAAGATCGTGATGCTTGGTTGCAATGGGAAGCAGAATATCTCAACAAGCAAAAACCAACTGTAGCCGAACAATTCACTGAAGGGCTGATGCGGTTAGCTAGGGGAGAATATCTTTCAGGAATTAACCTGATTTCCAAATTAGAAGATAGGGAAACACCAGAGGAAAAAGCTGAGTATCAAGCATTGAGTCAGCAAATTACCTACTGGCAAGCACGTTACCCGTTTCCTTACCTCAAAGAGATTGAAAAATGGTCATCTGAGAGAAAACTTAATCCTCTGTTAGTAACTGCCTTGATGCGGCAAGAATCGCGGTTTGAAGCGAAAATTAAATCTGTTGCTGGCGCTACAGGCTTAATGCAGGTGATGCCAGATACAGGAAAATGGATAGCTGACAAAATCAAAGTCGATAGCAAAACCTTAGATTTAGAAAACCCTAACGATAACATCATGCTGGGAACATGGTATTTAGACCATACTCATGAACAGTATGGCAATAATTCCATGTTAGCGATCGCCAGTTACAATGCTGGCCCCGGTAACGTCGCCACATGGTTACAAACTCTACCCAAGCAAGACCCAGATGAGTTTGTTGAAACCATCCCTTTTACTGAAACTAGAGACTACGTGCGTCAAGTATTTGGTAACTACTGGAATTATTTAAGGTTATATAACCCTGAGATTTCCAATATCGTAGGTAAGTATTCTACAGAACACCCAAAATTGCCATAG
- a CDS encoding filamentous hemagglutinin N-terminal domain-containing protein, with translation MTQNGKGSSSLLNLAISPTSFGVIVVSITSLMAQSAFAQSVIIPDQTLGSEQSQVTQNYNNNPTEAIAKGAVRGSNLFHSFQEFNVSEGRSALFIAPNSSIENILVRVTGNNRSDIFGKLETQGANANLFLINPNGIFFGPNASLNIGGSFVASTASGIQFSDRTIFSTTSTQPLLTMSIPTGLQLGRTGGEINVQGTLAVPTGKTLALVGGNITLDGINESYIRRRTLYAQSGQIALGGILKEGTVGLNLQGNNIDNQILSFPSNVALANISLNNQARVDVSGEGGGYIEIKGRQIGLNRASIVVSDTEGNQNSRGIFIQGEQLTLKDGSQAAASVSKAEATGNGGNVTVKVTDSIQVIGIVPNGLEIPGNPSGLFALTFGKGAGGNINIATGKLIVADGGNVTASTRGTAPGSGAGGTVNITASDFIQLIGNTKNDLERPSGIFSQTNGTGNAGSLTIDTPVLLIQDGAAISAGTQPNSQGNGGNLTIKASNFIEISGNSPIGKFPSGLFVRSRGSGNAGSIIVTTGKLTMRDRGLFTVGALGTGNAGKIEINAQEINLDGGANITATTNSGNGGDINLQIDHQLLLRHNSFISTTAGTTGGSGNGGNININIPNGFIIAAPGENNDIKANAFEGKGGNVNINAFSIFGIEFREKESSLTNDITASSEFGLNGTVEIKTPEVQPNQRLTNLPTQPVETRVAQVCQGLAGRRRDSFTITGRGGLPNSPNEVIYPDTVFADWISINNVGTIPNTTINAISTPTPNKIVEATAWAVNPHGEVILTASVPVTTPYSCH, from the coding sequence ATGACTCAAAACGGCAAAGGTAGTTCATCGCTCTTGAACTTAGCAATTTCCCCAACATCTTTTGGTGTTATAGTCGTAAGTATCACTTCTTTGATGGCACAATCTGCCTTTGCCCAAAGTGTCATTATTCCTGACCAAACTTTAGGTAGTGAACAGTCGCAAGTAACTCAGAACTACAACAATAATCCTACCGAAGCGATCGCCAAAGGAGCAGTTCGGGGTAGTAATCTATTCCACAGTTTCCAAGAATTTAACGTTAGTGAAGGACGTTCGGCGCTGTTTATAGCTCCCAATAGTAGTATTGAGAACATCCTAGTTAGAGTTACAGGTAACAACCGCTCGGATATTTTCGGGAAACTGGAGACTCAGGGTGCAAATGCCAATTTATTTCTCATTAACCCCAATGGCATCTTTTTCGGGCCGAATGCTTCACTGAATATAGGTGGTTCCTTTGTGGCGAGTACAGCCAGTGGGATTCAATTTAGCGATCGCACTATTTTTAGCACCACTTCCACCCAACCATTACTAACCATGAGTATACCTACAGGGCTGCAATTGGGCAGAACTGGAGGCGAGATCAATGTGCAAGGAACTTTAGCAGTTCCCACGGGTAAAACCTTGGCTCTGGTGGGTGGCAATATTACCCTAGATGGTATTAATGAAAGCTATATCAGACGTAGAACTCTCTACGCCCAAAGCGGTCAAATTGCCTTGGGAGGAATACTAAAAGAAGGTACAGTAGGACTAAATTTGCAAGGTAATAATATTGACAATCAAATTTTAAGTTTTCCTAGTAATGTCGCCCTTGCTAATATTTCCCTCAACAATCAAGCACGAGTAGATGTTAGTGGTGAGGGTGGTGGTTACATTGAGATTAAGGGTAGACAAATTGGATTAAACCGTGCATCAATAGTAGTCTCAGACACAGAAGGCAATCAAAACAGTCGGGGAATTTTTATCCAAGGAGAACAGTTAACGTTGAAAGATGGCTCCCAAGCCGCAGCATCTGTTAGTAAAGCTGAGGCTACAGGTAATGGAGGCAACGTTACAGTCAAGGTAACTGATTCGATACAAGTAATAGGGATAGTACCGAATGGTTTAGAAATCCCTGGAAATCCTAGTGGATTATTTGCCTTAACTTTCGGCAAAGGTGCTGGAGGAAACATAAATATTGCCACAGGTAAATTAATTGTTGCGGATGGGGGCAATGTAACGGCTAGTACTAGAGGAACTGCTCCTGGTAGTGGTGCTGGTGGAACAGTAAATATAACCGCATCAGATTTTATTCAACTGATTGGCAATACCAAAAATGATCTAGAACGCCCTAGTGGGATATTTTCTCAAACCAATGGAACAGGAAATGCTGGTTCTTTAACTATTGATACTCCGGTTTTATTGATTCAAGATGGAGCAGCCATCTCAGCCGGAACTCAGCCAAATAGTCAGGGTAATGGGGGAAATTTAACCATCAAAGCCAGCAATTTCATAGAAATAAGTGGCAATTCACCAATTGGCAAATTTCCTAGTGGTTTATTTGTGCGTAGTCGTGGCAGTGGCAATGCAGGTTCTATAATCGTTACCACAGGCAAGTTAACAATGCGCGATCGCGGTCTATTCACAGTAGGAGCTTTGGGAACAGGAAACGCTGGCAAAATAGAAATTAATGCTCAGGAAATTAACCTTGATGGCGGCGCAAATATAACGGCTACAACTAACTCAGGTAATGGTGGTGATATTAATTTACAAATAGATCATCAATTACTATTACGCCATAATAGCTTTATCTCTACAACAGCAGGCACTACAGGCGGTAGTGGTAATGGCGGCAATATAAATATTAATATTCCTAATGGTTTTATTATTGCTGCTCCCGGTGAAAATAATGATATCAAAGCTAATGCTTTTGAGGGTAAAGGCGGCAACGTTAACATCAATGCTTTTAGCATTTTTGGTATAGAGTTTCGAGAAAAAGAAAGTTCCCTCACCAACGACATCACCGCCAGTTCTGAGTTTGGGCTAAACGGTACAGTCGAAATCAAGACTCCAGAAGTCCAACCCAACCAAAGATTAACTAATTTACCAACCCAACCTGTAGAGACTAGAGTAGCTCAAGTCTGTCAAGGACTGGCTGGACGTAGGCGCGACAGTTTTACTATTACCGGACGAGGTGGTTTACCAAACAGTCCAAATGAAGTTATATACCCTGA